The genomic region GACGACGAGTGGCGTCCGCTGCACGACGACCCGACGCGCCCCGTCTCGGTCGACCAGCTGCTGGCCGAGCTCGACCGCGTCGGCCTGTCCGGTGGTTCGGCGTACGCCGCGTACGCCGTCGGCGAGACCCAGCACGCGCTGATCTCCGCTGACGTCGCGGCCGCGGCCCGCCCCGGCCACCTGCCGACCCGCCTGGCCGTCGAAGCCCTGGAAGCCGCGGCCACCGTCGTACCGCTGCTTGCCCCCGTCGCCGAAGGCGCCGAGTCCGCCGCCCGCGCCGGCCTGCTCGCCGCCACCCCCACCGGCTGGATCGCCGTCACCGGCACCAACCCGAAGCACGCCATCTACACCCGAACCACCGGCCACCCAGCGGTCCTGACCGGCGATGCTTCGAACGACGGTTGGTCCGTCGCCGTAGCCGCGCAGGAAGACGCCGACTCGGTGGAGGGGCTGCTGGTCTTCGACCCGAGTGCTGTTCCTTCGACCGTGCCGGGTGGGGTGACGGCGGAGACGTTGTTGTTCCGGCTGGCGGCGGCCGAGAACGTGCCGGCGTTCCGGGATCTGGCCGCGCGCCTGGGGGACTGGGCCCGCTCGCAGACCGGCTCCCGCGTGCTGCCGCGCTGGGACGACGTGGTCGTCGACGGTGACAGCTTCGCGTTCGGCGTGTCGGCCTGGGCGACGGTCGGCGAGGAGAGCGAGCAGGACCGGCTCGCGGCCGCCTGGGCGCGGTTCCACGACCGGCTGATCAGCACCCACCGCCGGCACCCGTGGCCGCCGTGGATGGTCGGCGACGACCTGGTCTCGGCCTGGCTCGCGATGTCCGGCATCGAGCCGGTCAAGCAAACCCCCGCGACCGCGGCGGACACCCCGTCCGCGTCCACCGCCCAGATCGCCCGGGGCCGGGAACTGGCGGACGCCCTGGCGACCGCCCTCGGCGTACCGGCGGAGGCGCCGCAGACCCCGGACGTCCGCACCGCGCTGGCCGACGCCGAGCGGGCCGCGCAGGAGGTGTTCGAGCTCAAGGGTCAGATCTTCGGCCTGGAGCGCACGCTCGGCTTCCGCGACAAGGCCCTGAAGACGCGCGAGACCCGGCTGCGGGAGATGCGCACCCAGGTCCAGAAGGCCAACCTGGAGCGCACCAAGCTGAGGAACTCGCGGGCCTACTCGGCGGTGAAGCTGATCCGCGGGGCGGCGCAGATCCGCAACCCGCGCAAGCTGGCCGGCAAGGTGAAGCGCCGGGTCAAGAGCCAGCTCCGCGAGAAGCTGGGCTGACGCTCAGGACGTCCAACGGCCGGGTTCCCCCACGGGGGAGCCCGGCCGTCTGCTGTCAGTACCCACCTTTCCCAGCCCCAACCAGCCGGCTGGCTGGTGCCGGGTCAGCTGGGGCGGCGGGCGATGAGAAGTTGGTGGGTGTCGGGCCAGGCAACGGCGGTGCCGTCGGGGGCGGTGAGCGCGGCCACGGGGGCGATGCGGTTGCTGATCACCCAGTCGTTGCGCCAGGCGGTGGACGCCGGGTCGACGACGAAGCCGGCCGTCTGGGCGACCGCCGCCCACTGGGCGAAGTTCAGGCCGCAGAACTGTTCGTGCGTCTCGCTGAGCCAGTTGTCGACGTAGTCCTTGCGGGTGAGGAAGTCCATGGCGTCCGCGAGCCGCAGCGACAGCCTGCCGCCCGGCCCCTCGGCGTACTGGAAGGCGACGTTCGCGTTGCGGCGGAAGTCGTGCGCGAACTGGAAGAAGCGGGCCCGGGTCGACAGCCCGCCCACGTACGCCGCCGGGTCCGCGAGCGACTCCAGGTCGGCGACGTCGGCCGGGTTCGCGCCGTCGCTGTCGTCGAGCTCCAGCAGGACCATCCGGTCGGGCTCGGCGGGACCGCAGACGTCGGAGTTGATCCAGACCCCGTCCGGGGCGGTGTGGGCGAACAGGCCGTTCACGAACCGCTGCACCGTGGCAGGGCGCGACCCGTCGGCGTACGACCAGATCTCGTGGGTGAGGGCGAGCGTCAGCGTGCTGTCGATCGACCGCGGCGGGAAGACGGCCGAGCCGAGCATGTTGCGCTGGTAGAAGTAGACGTTGGGGTTGCCGAACAGCCCTTGCTCCTTCTTGTGCACGCACTCGGCGTACAGGTGCCGGGCGACCTCGACCCCAATCAGGTCGGACTCGTGGAACCGGGGATCGGCGTCGACGAGCTGCAACGTCGCGCCGGTCGCGCAGCCGATGTCGAGGATCCGGCCGGGGCGGACGAAGTCCTTGATCTGCGCCCATTTCCGGTCGGCGGCGGTCTCGAAGGCGTCGGCGTAGGTCTTGTAGTCGCGGGTGGTGGTCAGCCCGCCGTCGTCGCCGACCACCGGGTCGTTCACGCAGCGCCGGACGTGCGCGTCCAGGTGGTACCGGTCGAACACGTCGACGGTCGCCGGGTGGGCCAGCTCCCGCCACTGCTCGTTGCCTGCGGCAATCATGAGCAGCACGTCCCACGGCCGTGCCCGGTCCGGCGGCTCGACGCCGATCACCTGGTAGCCGAGCCGCTCGTACAGCTTGGCCACCTCGGGCGTCGAGCAGGCCACCACGGTGTTGCCGGGGTCGAGCCGGACCTGGTCGTCGGTGCCGGCCTCGATCGCCTTGACCGTCACCTCGGCGAAGTCGTCGGTCGGCGGGGTGTCGGTCACCCCGACCACCAGCGAGCGGAGTCCGGTGGCGACGCTGAACCGCTCGATCGCGGCCTCGCGCCGGTGGTACGGGACCGGGTTGCGCTTGGTGGTGTGGTGGTTCGCGGAGGTGACCGCCCAGACGACGGTCCGGTCGCCGGCGGTCGCGGTCAGGTACTCGGCCTGGAACCGGGTCAGCACGTGGTGCCGGCCGGGAAAGAGCAGGTACACGTCAGTCGCTCTCGGTGGTGATGTCGGGGTGCGCGTCCACGTCGGTACGCTCCCGGATCACGTACGTCGGCCGGCCCATCGAGCCGGAGTGCAGCCGCCCGACGTACTCGCCGAGCACGGCCAGCGCGAGCATCTGGGCGCCCGAGAACAGCGCCACCATCGAGGCGATCGTGGTGAAGCCGGCGACGGTGGTCGCGCCCACGGCGTACTTGTAGATGATCACGCCGAACAGGCCGACGCCGAACACCGCGCAGATGAAGCCCAGGTAGCCGACCAGCCGCAGCGGCTCGGTGGAGTAGCCGGTGATCAGCGTGAGCGCGTGCTTGACCAGCATCCAGGTGGTGTAGTTCGACTTGCCCTCGGCCCGGTCCTCCATCCGCACCGTGGTCTGCGCGATGCGCGTGGTGGACCACGACAGCGCCACGTCGACCGAGGCGTGCGGGCCGTCGAGGCCGTCGAAGCCGTCGCGCAGGAAGGTCCGGAAGGCGCGGAAGGCGCTGATCGACTTCGCGTTCTGCACCGACAGGGTGGAGGCCATCGCCGCCTTGACCAGGCGCGAGGAGAAGCTGCGGAAGACGCCGTGCTCCTCCTCCACCGGTACGCCGTACACCAGGTCGATGTCGTCGGTCAGCGCGCGCAGCAGCACCGGGACCTGGTCGGCCGGGTGCTGCAGGTCGTCGTCCATCGTGACGACCACCTCGTAGCGGGCGCTGCGGACGCCGGCGATCAGCGCGTTGTGCTGGCCGTAGTTGCGGGCCAGCCGCAGCGCACGGGTCTCGGGGAACTTGTTCGCCAGCTGGCTGGCGACCTGCCAGGTGTCGTCCGGGCTGCCGTCCACCACCAGCACGATCTCGAAGCCGGTGGTCGCCTCCGGCAGGACGTGCTGGAGGTCCTCGACCAGACGCGGCAAGGTCTTCGCGGACCGATAACATGGCACGACGACGGAGACGAGCACTGCTTGCCCTTCTGAAGGTGTTCCCGCGGGGGAGGCGGCCGTGGGGGATCCGCCGCTGCGATTATCCCACTGCTGAGAGGCACCACCATTTCTGTCGCGGAACTGCCGGCCACCTTGCTGCGCGACCACCGGATCCGCTACCTGATCGTCGGTGCCGGCACGAACATCCTGTACTTCGGCCTGTTCTGGCTCGGCTGGCACGTCCTGGAGGGCGTACTGCCGTACCTGGTCGTCACCGCGCTGGCGAACCTGATGACCGCGCTGATCATGTATCCCACGTACCGCGGCTTCGTCTTCAGCTCCTCGGCCGGCTGGCTGCGTGGCTTCACCAAGTTCTACGCCGTCTACCTGTTCGGCCTCGCCTGCTCGCTGGTCGGCATGCCCCTGCTGATCGAGCTGCTCAACACCCCGGTCCTGCTCGCCCAGGCCCTGGTCATCCTGCTCGTCCCGGTGGCGTCCTACCTCCTCCACCGCTTCTGGACCTTCCGCGACGTCTCCCACACCCCCGTAGATGCGTAGGTCCCCACCGAAGTTGTTCGCCGCTCTACGCGGCGCCCCAGACGATGCAGAACTCGTTGCCCTCGGGGTCGCGCATGACCTGCCAACGGTCGCCGTCGTACAGGTCGTCGGCGGTGGTGGCGCCGAGGGCGAGGGCGTGGTCGATGGCCTGCTGACGCTGTGCCGGGTCGACCCGCAGGTCGAGGTGCAGGCGGTTCTTGACCTGCTTGGCTTCGGGGACCTGAGCGAAGTCCAGGCCGACGGCGCCGCCGCGCAGTTCGAAGAACTCCTCGTGGTGGTCCTTGCGCAGCTCGCCGCCGAGCAGGTGCTGCCAGAAGCGCCCGAGCGTCAGCGGGTCCGCGCAGTCGACGACCACGGTGTCGATCGTGAGGACGGGCGGTTGCTCGCCGTGGGGCACGGCCATCGGTCAGGATCCTTCCGTCGAAGCGCGACCAGTACCCCGTGGGTCGCGGGGGAACCGCAGAGGGCCCCGGCGGTCCGGCCGGGGCCCTGCAGCGAGGTGTTCAGCGGGTCAGAGCACGTCCCAGGTCAGTGGGGTGCCCTTCGGGGTGTCCTGGCGGAACTCGCGGCCCTCGACCGAGGCGAACGCGTCGGGGGCCAGGCCGCCGGCCGGGCGAACCGAGCGAACGTTGTCGGCAGCAACCTTCTCGCCGGCCTTGACGTCGCGGGTCACGTAGAGCGAGCGGCGGAACCGCAGCACGTTCTGCTCGGCCTGCTTCGGGCCGACCACCGGCTCGCCGAGCGCCTGCTGGGCGATCTTGGTGCCCTCGACCAGCGCCTTGACCTCGTCCGGCTCCAGCGAGAACGCCGAGTCGACACCACCGTCGGCGCGCGACAGCGTGACGTGCTTCTCGATCACGGTCGCGCCGAGCGCCACGGCCGCGATCGCCGCGCCGATGCCCATCGTGTGGTCGGACAGGCCGATCTGCACGCCGAGCGCGTCGCGCAGCACCGGGATCGAGCGCAGGTTGGACTGCTCCGGCGGCGCCGGGTAGCTCGCGGTGCAGGACAGCACGACGATCTGCTCGTTGCCGGTGGAGCGGGCCGCGCGCACCGCCGCGTCGATGTCCATCAGCGTGGCCGACCCGGTGGAGATGATGATCGGCTTACCGGTCTCGGCCATGCCACGGACCAGCGGCAGGTCGCCGATCTCGTTCGAGGCCACCTTGTACGCCGGGACGTTCAGCTTCTCGAGGAACTCGATCGCGGTCGGGTCGAACGGCGACGAGAACGCCAGCATGCCGAGCGAGTTCGCCAGCTCGAACAGCGGCTCGTGCCACTCCCACGGCGTGTGCGCCTCCTGGTAGAGGTCGTACAGCCGGGCGCCGCCCCACAGCTCGTGCTCCGACGGCAGCCGGAAGGCCGGCAGGTCGACGTCCAGGGTGATCGTGTCGGCGGTGTAGGTCTGCAGCTTCAGCGCCTGCACGCCGGTCTCGGCCATCGCCCGGACGATGTCCTTGGCTCGCTCGAGGTCGCCGTTGTGGTTGCCGGACATCTCGGCGATGACGAGCGGCTGGTGGTCCGGCCCGACCGGGACGTCGCCGAAGTAGATGGTGGAGGCACTCATGGGGTCAGTTTCCCTTCGGCTTGCGCCGGTTGTCCTTGTGCAGAGTGATGGGCAGCACGGTGATCTCGCGCCCGTCGGCGACCCGGGTCTCCGGCTCGCCCTCGACGAACCGGAACCGCCGGTTCATCTGCCGGACCACGGTGTTGTGCTCGAGCACCTCGCCGGACAGCTCGTCCAGGCCGAGCTCGTCGAAGGCGTACGCCGTGGCGTCCTTCATCACCTCGATCCAGGCCGGCAGGGTCTCGCCCCGCTCGGCCAGGCCCTCGGCGTCCAGGAAGAAGCCCCACGCGCCGGTTCGCGGCTCGGCGTCCAGCTCGAGGTCGAAGAAGTTGACCACGCCGGCGACGACGCCGTCGCGTTCGTAGATCAGCACCCGGCGGGTCGGGTCCACGCTCGCCTTCGCCCACCACGCGGCGTGCTCGGCGGCGGAGATCTCGTGCGCGGTGATGCTGACGTCGCGGTTCGGCTGCTGGTTGCGCAGGGTCCGGATGATGTCGACGTCGCCGTCCGTGGCCGTGCGCAGCACCTGTCCCGCCCTCTCGCTTCACCGGTAGATCCGGCCACCACGGTACCGGCTGCGCGGTACCGCCAGCGATCCGGTGGCCAGACCCGGATCCGATGGCACGATCAGCCAGACGAATGGGCCGGTCCGCGAGCTCTTCTGCGGACCGCCGGAATGTGTAACTATCTTTCGACTTCATCCCTGGAGTGGTCGGAGAGTGACATGACAGTCAGGCGGATCGTGGGTGTGCTCGGGGTGGCGGCAGGCCTGGTTCTGGGCGTCCTGCCCGGTACGGCGGCCGCCGTACCGGCGCAGCCGGAGAGCACGGCCAAGACCTGTACGGCGGACCCGAAGACCCCGCTGCGGCAGTTCCGGGCCACCTGGGTCTCCTCGGTGGTGAACATCGACTGGCCGTCGCGCAGCGGGCTGCCCGCGGCCCAGCAGCAGGCCGAGCTGATCGGCTGGCTCGACGACGCGGTCCGCCAGCGGCACAACGCCGTCGTGCTCCAGGTCCGTCCGACCGCCGACGCGTTCTGGCCGTCCGCGGTCGAGCCCTGGTCGCGGTACCTGACCGGCACGCAGGGCCGTGACCCGGGCTACGACCCGCTGGCCTTCGCCGTCGCCGAGGCCCACAAGCGCAACCTGGAGCTGCACGCCTGGTTCAACCCGTACCGGCTCTCGATGGGCACCGACCTCAACGCGCTGGTCCCGACGCACCCGGCGCGGCAGCACCCGGACTGGGTCGTCACCTACGGCGGCAAGCTCTACTACAACCCCGGCATCCCGGCGGCCCGCAAGCTGGTCGAGGACGCGATCATGGACGCCGTGGCGAAGTACGACATCGACGGCGTGCACTTCGACGACTACTTCTACCCGTACCCGGTCGCCGGCCAGGTGTTCGACGACGCGGCCACCTACGCGCAGTACGGCGCCGGCTTCGCCACCGTGGCGGACTGGCGGCGTCACAACATCGACCTGCTGATCCAGGAGCTGCAGCAGCGGATCAAGGCGGCCAAGCCGTGGGTGAAGTTCGGCATCTCGCCGTTCGCGGTCTGGCGCAACAAGGGCACCGACCCGCAGGGCTCCGACACCACCGCCGGCGTCCAGACCTACGACGACCTGGCCGCGGACACCCGCAAGTGGGTCCGCGAGCAGTGGATCGACTACATCGTGCCGCAGGTCTACTGGGCCGGCGGGTTCGCGCCCGCGGACTACAACAAGATCGTGCCCTGGTGGGCGGAGCAGGTCCGCGGCACCAACGTGCACCTCTACATCGGCCAGGCCACCTACAAGGTCGGTACGTCGACGCAGTCGCCGGACTGGTCCGACCCGAACGAGCTGAGCGACCACCTGGCCTTCAACAGCACGATCCCCGAGGTGCAGGGCGACATCTACTTCTCTGCCAAGGACGTACGGGCGGACCGACTCGGCGCGACCTCGCTGCTGAACAGCACCTGGTACACGCGGCCCGCTTTGATCCCGACCATGCCGTCGCTGGACTCCAGGCCGCCGCTGCCCGTGCACGCACTGCGAGCAAGCAGGACCGCCGGCGGCGTCCAGCTGCAGTGGAGGGCGACCTCGGCCGACACCACGTCGTACGCCGTCTACCGGCGCGACCTGGCAGCTGGTGACTGGTGCGCCGACAAGGACGCACGCAACCTGCTCGCCACCCTGCGGGCAACCGGCGGGAAGCAGACCTACGTCGACACCACAGCAGTTGCGGGCCGCCACTACATCTACCTGGTCACCGCACTGGACCGCGGCTGGAACCAGAGCGTCCCGCTCCCCGCTGCAGTCATCCGCTGAGGCTCGGTCAGGGGACCGGGTTGGCTGCCTGGTCCCCGCGAGGCGGGTAAAGTTGGTAGACGCGGACTGTGCCGGACTGGAACCTCAGCTCGGCCAGCCGCTCCAGCTGGTCGGAGACCGGGTTGACCCGCCCGTCGGCCAGCAGCCAGCGCACGCCGTACTGCGCGCGCAGCCGGTCCAGGGACTCCCTGGTGGGCGCGCTGAACGCCGCGTCGTTCACCCGCAGCTTCTCCTGGTCCCAGAACTGCCCGTACGACGCCTCGGTGGAGGTCTGCGCGTCGTTCGCCTTCGCGGTGTAGGACCAGCCCTGCACCAGCACCCGGCGTTCGGCGTACCCGGGGATCCAGAACGAGCCGGTGTGGCAGCGCGGCCCGGTCGGTGCGTGACAGTGGATGTTGGTCGCGATCAGGTCGTCCGGGCCTGACTGCCGGCGGATGAACCGGGCTGCCTCGATGCCGCCGGGTGCGATCGAGTCGTACGCCGTCTGCGGCGGGAGAGCGAACCTGCGCAGGCTGACCACAGTCGGCGACACGGTCAGCCCGATCAGCGCGGCCACCGCGATCACCGCCCAAGTCCGCCGGGAGCCGCGGGACAGGAGTCCCAGCACCACGATGCCCGCGGCGGTGACGGCCAGGGCGACGACCGGGGGTTCGGCGAAGATCCGCTGCAGGCAACTGGTGTCGCGGCAGTCGCGGATCAGGGTGTCGGTCCTGGAACGGCCCAGGTTGATCGCTGCGACTCCGAGCGCCAGGGCGGGCGCGACCACGAAGTACTGGCGGCGGTCCAGCGACGACAGCCCCCAGGTCGCGAGCAGGACGCCGTACACGAAGGCGGTCCGGGCGAAGAACACCTGCGCCTGGCTGTAGTGGTAGAGCACGCTGACGGCGGCGATCGCGCCGATCAGGCCGGCCAACAGGAGCACCACCATCGGATCTCGGGGAAGGCGCCGGCGGATCAGCAGCGCGCCGGTGGCGGGCATCAGCCAGCCGATGAGGACGGCGGCCGCGACAACTGCCAGCACGGAAGGACCCGGCTGCACCGACGGGTCGATGCCCCGCAGCATGCCGTCGAGCATGCTGCGGTAGGTCCCGGCCGGCTTGAGCTCCATGCCGTGGCTCGCACCGCGCAGCACGAAGAAGAAGTTCACCGCGTACGTCGCGCCGACCGTCAGGCCGAGCACCAGTGCGCGCAGGTTCAGGCGGCGCGCCTTGACCGTCAGGTAGATCCACGCGGCGGCCAGACCGGCGCCGTACACCGGCAGTGCGGTCGCCTTGCTGATCGAGAGCACGGTGATCAGGACGGCAGCGACGAGGAACAGGCCCGCGAGCCGTTGCTTGGCCTGATCTTGCTCGCGACGCAGAAGAAGCGCGGTCACGGCGATCAGCGGCAGCATCAGCACGGTCGAGAAAGCCTGCGTCGGACTGATCATCTGACCCATCGACAGCGGGCTGTCGTGGTACAGCGTGTGTGTGACTGCCCAGCCCCAGGGAGCGAGGTCTCCAGCGAGCACGGTGAGCCCAGCCGCGATCGGCGCCGCCACTGCCCGGCCGGTGAGCACCATGCCGACCGCGGCGGCTGCGAGCGTGGTGAGCAGCAGGAACGCCAGGGGGACAACCCGCTGCGTCAGCACATCGAGCTCGATCCCGGTGATCCAGTGGGCCGAGGCGATGTGGTTGTAGGCCATCCAGTGGTACGTCAGCGGCTCACCGGCGACGTACGGGACCTGGGGAGGGAAGTGGTGGGTGAGCTCGGCCGCCAGCGACAGCTGGAACGGCGAGTCGGTGTTCGGCCGGAGAGCGGCCGGACCGTCGAGCGGGATCACCCGGGAGCCGACGCGCACGAACCAGGCGGCGACCAGTCCGGTCGAGACCATCACCCCGGCCACGGCCCACCACGGCGTCGGCCGGCTGGGCCGGGTCTTGGCCGGGACAGCCAGGGCCAGGCCGAGAGCCAGGGCCGGCAGGACCAGCGCGACCATCGGTACGTCGAGCCAGCGGCCGAGTGGGTAGACCAGCGCCTCGCAGGCCAGGCCGAACGTCGTACCGAGGGCCGCGTCGACCACGAACCAGCCGGTGCCGCCGGTGAGGCGCCGCCAGAGCATCGTGCCGGGCACGGCGATCACCACGAGCAGGTAGCCCAGGTACGCGGCCGGGATCCAGGCCGGGTGGGCCTGCAGCGCCACGAACCAGCCCAGTGGCAGCGCCGGCAGACTCGCCAGCGCGGCCACCGTCGTCGCCCGGCCTCCTCGGCTCACGCCCCACTCCCTCCCTGGACCTGCACACGGAGAGAGAGCCGTGAGCGACAAAAAGTTCAACCCCACGGTAATCGTGCCCGATCTGCCCCCTTCGAGCCGTTTACCGGGCCACACCGGCCGCTTACGCTGTGTAGGCGATCGCTCATGATTCCGTGACAGGAGGCCCTGTGCCAGCCCTTATCTACCTCGCCGAGAGCCCATGACGACCGCCGGCCGCCAGGAGACGCTCCGCTACCACCGCGCGCTCTACGCCGACCACAGCCCGACCGGCCCGGCGACCTGGCTTCACCGCCCCTCGCCCTTCGTACTGCGATCCTTGCCGCAGCTCCACGCCGATGGGCCCGCGCTGGCGGTCGAGCTCGGTGCCGGTGCCGGCAGGCACACCATCCCCGTCGC from Kribbella flavida DSM 17836 harbors:
- a CDS encoding glycosyltransferase family 2 protein — its product is MLVSVVVPCYRSAKTLPRLVEDLQHVLPEATTGFEIVLVVDGSPDDTWQVASQLANKFPETRALRLARNYGQHNALIAGVRSARYEVVVTMDDDLQHPADQVPVLLRALTDDIDLVYGVPVEEEHGVFRSFSSRLVKAAMASTLSVQNAKSISAFRAFRTFLRDGFDGLDGPHASVDVALSWSTTRIAQTTVRMEDRAEGKSNYTTWMLVKHALTLITGYSTEPLRLVGYLGFICAVFGVGLFGVIIYKYAVGATTVAGFTTIASMVALFSGAQMLALAVLGEYVGRLHSGSMGRPTYVIRERTDVDAHPDITTESD
- a CDS encoding glycoside hydrolase family 10 protein, with the translated sequence MTVRRIVGVLGVAAGLVLGVLPGTAAAVPAQPESTAKTCTADPKTPLRQFRATWVSSVVNIDWPSRSGLPAAQQQAELIGWLDDAVRQRHNAVVLQVRPTADAFWPSAVEPWSRYLTGTQGRDPGYDPLAFAVAEAHKRNLELHAWFNPYRLSMGTDLNALVPTHPARQHPDWVVTYGGKLYYNPGIPAARKLVEDAIMDAVAKYDIDGVHFDDYFYPYPVAGQVFDDAATYAQYGAGFATVADWRRHNIDLLIQELQQRIKAAKPWVKFGISPFAVWRNKGTDPQGSDTTAGVQTYDDLAADTRKWVREQWIDYIVPQVYWAGGFAPADYNKIVPWWAEQVRGTNVHLYIGQATYKVGTSTQSPDWSDPNELSDHLAFNSTIPEVQGDIYFSAKDVRADRLGATSLLNSTWYTRPALIPTMPSLDSRPPLPVHALRASRTAGGVQLQWRATSADTTSYAVYRRDLAAGDWCADKDARNLLATLRATGGKQTYVDTTAVAGRHYIYLVTALDRGWNQSVPLPAAVIR
- a CDS encoding VOC family protein yields the protein MAVPHGEQPPVLTIDTVVVDCADPLTLGRFWQHLLGGELRKDHHEEFFELRGGAVGLDFAQVPEAKQVKNRLHLDLRVDPAQRQQAIDHALALGATTADDLYDGDRWQVMRDPEGNEFCIVWGAA
- the pseI gene encoding pseudaminic acid synthase, giving the protein MSASTIYFGDVPVGPDHQPLVIAEMSGNHNGDLERAKDIVRAMAETGVQALKLQTYTADTITLDVDLPAFRLPSEHELWGGARLYDLYQEAHTPWEWHEPLFELANSLGMLAFSSPFDPTAIEFLEKLNVPAYKVASNEIGDLPLVRGMAETGKPIIISTGSATLMDIDAAVRAARSTGNEQIVVLSCTASYPAPPEQSNLRSIPVLRDALGVQIGLSDHTMGIGAAIAAVALGATVIEKHVTLSRADGGVDSAFSLEPDEVKALVEGTKIAQQALGEPVVGPKQAEQNVLRFRRSLYVTRDVKAGEKVAADNVRSVRPAGGLAPDAFASVEGREFRQDTPKGTPLTWDVL
- a CDS encoding methyltransferase, which translates into the protein MYLLFPGRHHVLTRFQAEYLTATAGDRTVVWAVTSANHHTTKRNPVPYHRREAAIERFSVATGLRSLVVGVTDTPPTDDFAEVTVKAIEAGTDDQVRLDPGNTVVACSTPEVAKLYERLGYQVIGVEPPDRARPWDVLLMIAAGNEQWRELAHPATVDVFDRYHLDAHVRRCVNDPVVGDDGGLTTTRDYKTYADAFETAADRKWAQIKDFVRPGRILDIGCATGATLQLVDADPRFHESDLIGVEVARHLYAECVHKKEQGLFGNPNVYFYQRNMLGSAVFPPRSIDSTLTLALTHEIWSYADGSRPATVQRFVNGLFAHTAPDGVWINSDVCGPAEPDRMVLLELDDSDGANPADVADLESLADPAAYVGGLSTRARFFQFAHDFRRNANVAFQYAEGPGGRLSLRLADAMDFLTRKDYVDNWLSETHEQFCGLNFAQWAAVAQTAGFVVDPASTAWRNDWVISNRIAPVAALTAPDGTAVAWPDTHQLLIARRPS
- a CDS encoding GtrA family protein, which translates into the protein MLRDHRIRYLIVGAGTNILYFGLFWLGWHVLEGVLPYLVVTALANLMTALIMYPTYRGFVFSSSAGWLRGFTKFYAVYLFGLACSLVGMPLLIELLNTPVLLAQALVILLVPVASYLLHRFWTFRDVSHTPVDA
- a CDS encoding GNAT family N-acetyltransferase; the encoded protein is MLRTATDGDVDIIRTLRNQQPNRDVSITAHEISAAEHAAWWAKASVDPTRRVLIYERDGVVAGVVNFFDLELDAEPRTGAWGFFLDAEGLAERGETLPAWIEVMKDATAYAFDELGLDELSGEVLEHNTVVRQMNRRFRFVEGEPETRVADGREITVLPITLHKDNRRKPKGN